Within Vicia villosa cultivar HV-30 ecotype Madison, WI linkage group LG1, Vvil1.0, whole genome shotgun sequence, the genomic segment tagctttgatcttcgtttctttaaagatggggaagcttgattcccacagacggcgccactgatcgtacctgatcagaagaatcgtcaaggcctgctcggatgctgGTCTTCGTAAAGtgagagggggggtgtacctgcaaggtactccgatgccaaagtgagtagatgagcaaaggagagcaagtactagctaaggttagaagagaattgaatacctgaccctctagtcaaagagggtatatatagcccccagcgctgggccatgatctcgctattgggttggattcccaagcccaactaggagactgccaggtttcctgagcggaaatatcggaggtgcgtgtacgccctctgtcctggttaaccgctccgaagtccaagggaagacgcggtcttttaggagccacgtgagatccgagttgttcggagggttggatatgaaggagccccgcgcggagcagggtcctcggcaaggatgatGTCCGGGGGAGAGTTAACGCCGAGCAAGGTCGTCCGCTCCGGGTAGGGTGTTagtgccgagcaaggcgtgtcggGGAGGAAATGAACTATTCATGGGCcatgggcctctgaggcttattgggccgaaagcggtgttgggcctagccttggcccagtccagaacacatACATATATAGAttacaacataactttgtatttaatcatttatgtgttatcaaataacaacaaaaattatgatatttggataacaactttccatttaatatacaaaaataatattagataaaagtggaataaaaaacataaaatactagcataaaataatatcaaaaacattataatgaaatagaaaaaaaaaaggagatggaatattagagaagatgaaaaagaaagagcagaagagatgagagattagataagaagaggaacgttaaaaacgtaattggaagagagaacagtagaataagaataataagatgaaaaagaaaaatcttaagagatgaaagactagaaaagaatAGATGATATGTACTTCGAAAAAAAGATGAGAAGAAGGCACAATACCGCtaagagagatttgagaagacttaaactgaaatcTTAGGTGTGAGGAAAAGAAAATCATTTGTAATCGTATGGCTAAgacataataggtttgagtttgggaTGGAtacaagttaattgaagtttgagagTTTTAACATGAcgcggtttggttcagtttttaaaatacaaaccgcaaacagAACCGAACCGCGTGGTTTGGTTAAAAACGGCCCAAACACATCTGAATCAAATGCGGTTTTTGCGGTTTTGGTTTGATTTGGCTCGATTTTACAGTTTTCTATTGGGCCGATttagttttgaacacccctaattcaGACGCTTAAAGGTTGTGATATGCATAATCATCTTGAAGACAATTCTCCTTCGAtaactaatttttctttttgggaTAGAGATGATTATGCTATTATTACTTGGCTTTAGAGCTCCATCTCtctaaaaattagtaaaaattgCATGTTCCTCACTACCGCACGAATGATTTTGGATCACTTTTGTCGTAGTTATTCTATGAAATAAGACATGGCTTCTTGTTAtggcttaaaaagaaaaaaaatcttcgACACCAAGCAGAGAAATATCTATCGGTCGATAACTATTTTAAGGTTCTCAGTGGTCTTTGCCTTAAATTGAATCAATATCATAAGATAGTGTGCAGTAAGGGTACCTCCAATTGTCATTGAGAAGGATCATATCTTCGATTTCTTGGTTGGATTGAAGGCAAAGTTTAATCCCAAAATTTTGGTCATTGATTTTTTCATAACTTTtatgtaaaaatagtttttggagaCTGCATTTTCGGCCACAAAATTTCAATCGCTAAATCAGTGgctgattttaatttgtgaccTATTTAGTGACATCTAAAAGTTTACTTGTGGATATTAGATTCTGTAGCTAATTCGGTGGCTAGAGCCTAGAATGACCAAAAAAATTTAGTTACTAAATCAATCACCAAAAACGAATTTTTTAATAGTGTGTTTACCACATATCCGTATATAACAAAACCAACCTTGGATTGAAAACTAATATTATATAAATCATTTGGTATGTTAAAGATATTGATTAAAATTAATCGTTTTGATAAACTTTCGTAAAACGTTAATTTTTATGTATCTCATTAACAAGTTAATGATATTAAGTAatgttaaattttaatatatatatatatatatatatatatatatatatatatatatatatatatatatatatatatatatatatatatatatatatatatatatatatatatatatatatattatcgtAAAAAACAAGTAATGTTAAATTTAATAAACATAAGtaacgttaattttgataaaCTTTGGTATGTTGAATTTTCATTCTCTTCATCAAGTCGATCTCGTTAGGGTTCCGTCTCCACCAACCTCCAAAATCCAGTATGGCTGTGAATCTGACGCATGGAGCCATAGCTAGAATTTGCAGCAACGAATCTGTCTACTCTCCTGATAGAGAGTTTAAACCGATTCTACAAGTAATTAAGGTGAAAAATCGATGTGTATGGCTTTCTGATGGCACAAATTCTAATCTCGGAATGCTCGTCAGTAAATTATTCAATTTGGTATTTTCAACATTGTTGCATGAAGGTTCAGTTGTTAAACTCACTAATTACACGTTGAGCAAATCTTTACACAGgtgagtttgttttatttatcataaaaacaaaacagtGAATAATATTATCATTATCGACAAGGTTTAGGGTATCGAAACATGCGGATACCGTTTTATCACGGCCATTTTCGCAGTAACAGACATGTTTTCTGGATTGTATAAACAGGATTATTTTCATCTTAGACCTTGATGTTGCACCAGACAAATATCATCTTATAGGACAACCTCTCCCACTACCCAAAAATGCATCAAGTTTACAACCTAACGTCTCCGACCTGCAGTTCTCTAACCTTCGCTTGTCTGATGAGAGAAAATATCTGACGCAAAATGCCATAGAAATAATATGCAGCGGCGTCGTCAGCGACAGTCTCTCTTGTGATAATGACTTTAAGCCGGTGCTGCAAGTCCTCGACGCGAAAAAGAACTATATCTGTCTTTCTGATGGTAACCATGCTATTTATGCAGTGCCACCCAGTAACTTAGCAGAAGAATTGCGGTATTATAATGTTGAAATTCTCTCCAGTGGTTTGGAACAAGAGTTAGTCCtttcaccaaggctcaacagttTCTCCATTGTTAAACTTACTAACTACATGTTGAAAAATTTTGATGGCCACAAGTGAGTTTTTTTTTGTCTATTATAGTTACTGAAACTGAAATTATCATTATACATTCATAGTCTTCAACATTGAGGTTTCTTATTATAAACAGGTTTATCATCATCTTTGATTATGATGTTGTACCAGACACATGTGATCTGATCGGAAGTCCTGTCCTACTACCCGAGACTAATGTTCCTATGTCAATAAACGCGATTCAAAAATTTagtgtgttttattttattttattttccttcctattctatatttattttcatTCGTCGAGTTTTAAGCTCGAACTTTCGCTCAGGTAGTACATGGACACCGGTGAATCTGACGCAAGGGGCGATAGAGATAATGTTTAGTGACGAATACTCTTGCGATAAAGGGTTTAGGCCGGTGTTGCAAATTCTCTTCATGAGTATCAACAGTCTTTTGCTGTCTGATGGATTATATGCTAATACAGTAAACTTGCCGAAGAATTTGACAGAGTTGGTTAGAACCAGAAGGTTGCAGACATGGTCGGTTATTAAAGTTACTCATTTCTATGTGAGTGTGATTCAAAACCGCAGGTGAGTTTGATTCACAATAAGGAAATTGTTTGTggtgaatggtgatgatgatggtttACCATTTGGCTTTCTGATAAATCATTATAAACAGGACTATTACCATTGTGGATCTCGATGTTAT encodes:
- the LOC131659223 gene encoding uncharacterized protein LOC131659223, translating into MAVNLTHGAIARICSNESVYSPDREFKPILQVIKVKNRCVWLSDGTNSNLGMLVSKLFNLVFSTLLHEGSVVKLTNYTLSKSLHRIIFILDLDVAPDKYHLIGQPLPLPKNASSLQPNVSDLQFSNLRLSDERKYLTQNAIEIICSGVVSDSLSCDNDFKPVLQVLDAKKNYICLSDGNHAIYAVPPSNLAEELRYYNVEILSSGLEQELVLSPRLNSFSIVKLTNYMLKNFDGHKFIIIFDYDVVPDTCDLIGSPVLLPETNVPMSINAIQKFSSTWTPVNLTQGAIEIMFSDEYSCDKGFRPVLQILFMSINSLLLSDGLYANTVNLPKNLTELVRTRRLQTWSVIKVTHFYVSVIQNRRTITIVDLDVILDDCGLIGRPVKPPNNVPEINVIRAGYR